cttctagaagcgcttcctctagtatcggcgtggaaccttctatacctatagtttCTGCGTCTATACGAGCAAATTCATCCGAGGATACGAGACTTGCTACCGGGAAAATAGGACGAGctagctctcgaggaaggaacgacgggcgaagcagaagatgtaTAAGAAAATAGGCACTACAaacacgaagtttaccgaggtagacttccttctaaatacaggatgctgggagcgagctaacgagatcctcgagcgaatctcgacgaagattacgaaggaggaagctgcgaaggaggaagcggaggaagcggcggcacagacctagtgcacactgtcctaagtaggacgttaaaaggctccgtccgatgggtaggacgtaaagtggctcggtccgataagtaggacgtaaaaaggctccgtccgatgggtaggacgttaaaaggctccgtccgataagtaggacgttaaaaggctccgtccgatgagtaggacgttaaaaggctccgtccaatgagtaggacgtaaaaaggctccgtccgataggtaggacataaagtagctccgtccgatgggtaggacgtaaagtagctctgTCGACCCGGGACGCaaaagcggagatcatccctcgaggataaattaggcgtttaccctatTAAAAAGaagtctcttccctcgagataAAAGTGggcgtccgatcggtaggacgttaaaaggctacgctgcgacgtaggagacgtGGGCGACTGGCGAGGCCCGGACTAGCTCCGCACCAGACGAtcaactctatccggaaggcccaGCAGTAGATGTAAGGcgtgtaccctagatctgcggctgcttcctcttaaagccggggagcgggaggaagaaaactgGTACCTCTACAGAGCAGTAGGAGGCTGGGAGGAatacgaaggcgacggcgtagtaggggagaggagtggacgacgacgatcgctagaggaggaattctagccgaagggaagacggctctccctaaaccgttcgggaagcacttgtaGACTAGTGTAtaagcggctcgatcggaatcgaatgtctccgatagtagatacgccggacggagggaggacagagctccacCGAacggtcttaaagcgggatgttcccccttaacgagacggggttacagtttcgggcggataaggagacgcacacctcgtccgtcacctaggaggtttggaaacctaaggtacgatagacagtaagcgattgccggagcgatatcGTGCGTTGGGATGCGGACTAGCCTATCGGtggtctctctttttggcggtttggtcaactcgggagatagtaaaaaggacaccgtaaaatGTAGTTAGGctgggagtagctgcggtgctgtgcatcgcgaggcgctttacgtaggagcgtaggtctgtttcctcccctctaaagacggccaaaagagccgggagcaagggcttggatggggcttcagttcagatcaggtgcaaaggtagactagcctatataaacaagtacaatgaacccctaaccctaaccctaccCTAACCCTATACCCTAACCCAAGGGTCACGAATGAGATGGCATATGTCTTGATCGGTCTATATGCGAGTTTGTTAGGAGTCATTGGACTGTTTGAATGTGCTCCTTCTGCAGGTGCGCTCGAATACTTCATAAGTGTGGATCGAAGCTGCCGCATGATGTAGAATACAGGCCCAAGCTATGCACGGTCTACGCTGTGCACGCTCCACACGAGAGCATAGCTTCATTTCTCACACCTCTTTAATAGCCAATTTCTTTACAACTAATAGTTATAATAAGGTGTTTGATAGCTTAAATTTATCGCAttaattatatctattagctCTAAGCAGCTTATAACTTCTGCCTTAATGTTATGCGTGTTAGAGGCtaggaggatttagctagCTGTAGACCCCCCCTCCGGTATAAGGACACCTTTAACACGACGATTAACTGCTtttaagctaccttatccGCTCTGCGCTGTCTAGCTCTTAGTAGACAACGTGTTGCTTTGCGAGCAGAGGCTTAGAGGTTAGTTTTTAGCTGTAAATTAGCCTGTTTAGTCTCCCTCTAAGCAGCCTTTTGTCTAGCCTTCAGAGCCGCCTTAGCCTATCTATctgctatagcttatatCCGCTATTTAGCTCTTAATTGCTCGTCCACCTTCTTATTTATTGCTTTACGctccttccgcttcttcttagctaccttcttagcctccttagccTTAATTAGTGCCTTGCTAGCTTGTAATTTGGCTAGTAAGAAGAACTAAGCTGCTTAACCTTATAGTAGAGCGAGCAGCGGCTTGCTACGTTgtcgcttctgcttctcgtTCTTAAAGGACTGCCGCAGGCTATTGCACTCGCTCTTAAGCAGCTAATTCTGCGTCTATATATAGATAAAGATGTTAGTAAGCTTCTAAATCGCCCTATGTTCCTTCTTAttctctagcttctttaacACGCTCCTTATAAGGGCACGAGTCTTACGCTAGTTGTTAGAGATAACAGAGGTGTCTATGTCGGCGGTAGAGGGTCTAGCAGTGCTTAGCCTTAAGTCGTTAGCAGTGCCTAGCCGAGAGCTATTACTAAAGTGCACGTGTTTACCCTCAGTTGCTAGCTCCTTAAGCTTCTTTAGAACGACCGCTGGATCTAATAGATATAGTCTAGTCTTGCGGAAGCTAGAAGCGatattagctagtataaaggcCAGCTTGTAGGCTGGCTAAAACAGTCGGAAGAAGTTACGCTTAGTTACTACTAACAGCCCTTTAGTCTGGTAAATAAAGCGTAACAACTCAGAACTGTAGCGGTTAGCTAATAGGCTAAAGAGACTAACATCGAGAGGTTGTAAGCGGTATGTTAAATAAGGTGGATAGACCGCTACGAAGATGCGATAGTCTATGTAGTACTACAAGAATGCTATGTTTACGTATAAGCTATAGCCGTTAATAACTAACAATCTGTAGCCTCTCTTACTAGCCTTGTCTCTTGTAAACGGCTCGAATACCttctttagctagtaaagTCTAAGGTTGTAGTTAGTCTAGCTATTCGGTAAGGAAGCAAAGAACGTATAATAGTCGGTATTGTCCGGCTCGAAGTCCTGTAGCTATAAAGACTAAATGTTGCCGGTTACggccttatatattaatgcCGGAGGTAGGCAAGTGCTATTAGCGCAGATTGTAGCTATAAGGGTAATCTATTTACGACTGCCGTCTTGCATATTGCTAATAAGTAAGCCTAAGAGGTAGTACTTCTTCGTAAAGATCCGGCGTGTCTTTTAAAGCATGCTAATTaggaagcccttctcgtctatattGTAGGTATTATAAGGCTTAATGTTATACTAATCTATCTTGCTTATAATAAGGTCGTAATACGCCTTAAACTGCCTTGTAGAGTCTGCCTTCTTCCTGCTCTTATCTAGTAGTTTAAGGTATCTCGAATCGATATCCTTCTTGTACCTTTTAACGAACCGTAGTACCTATTTGCGATCTAGAAGGACCTTCGCAATATCGTAAACAAAGGTTAGAACTATTGCTAGAGTCGGTAGAATGCCTCTACGTATAAGGGTGTCGATATAGGCTACGAGGGTGCGTTCTTGTTAGTGTAAGAGAATCGAGTTATTCTCGTCGCGTTAGGCGCGTGAATCGGTTAGCTTGCGCTATCGTCTCGATAAAGTGCTACGGTACACCTAATAGTTCGTCGCGATTTCCTAAATATTCTTTACCTTCGCGTCTGTTAGCTCCTTTAATGCATCGTCTATCGGTGCTATAGTTGTAGTGCATTAATTCGTAGAAGTTTGGTTAAAACCATAGTTTTTGACGTTCTCGAAATTCGAGCGTGCACAGCGTGGACCGTGCACAGCTTGGGCCTGTATTCTAAAGCTTGTGTCACATCGCCacctcacttcacttcaatCTGTTttcctcgtccttctttatCAAAACATCCAACATCTCTTCAACACAAAGAATCCTGCACAATGCCGGACTCGACCTCATTCCTGCCGGATCGTTCATCGGGTCATCTCAATGCCACGAACCAAGACAAAGCCGCGCACATCAAGAAGCCCTACTCAATCGCCATCAAATCCGCGCCAATTACCACCGAACGACTTCCATACGTCCCTTCATCAAACGACCGTCTCCTCGATCCAGGTGTCGCCCGCGCAAACTCAGCTCCCACGCAGGAACATCCTCACGGCACGCAAGGCACCTGGCACGAACAACACAAGAACCAAACCGTCCTCCAACAACACTGCGCCTATTTCGATCCGGACAACGACGGCATCATCTGGCCGCTCGACACATACCGCTCCACTCGCGCATGGGGCTGGAGCATACTCCTCGCAGCCATCGCCGCTTCCATCATTCACTTCGGCCTGTCGTACCCGAGCAACCCATCTTGGATTCCGGACCCTTTCTTTCGAATTTGGACATCTCGCGTACACAAGAATGCTCATGGGAGTGACAGTCTGTCCTACGACAATGAAGGTCGCTTCCGTCCGCAGCTTTTCGAGGACATGTTCTCCAAGTACGACGTGGAGGGCAAAGGAGGGTTGAGCATTGGCGATTTGTTGAGATTCCACAAAGGACAGAGGAATGCGTTCGACTTCTGGGGTTGGAGTGCGACGGCATTGGAGTGGACTGCGGTATATTTGCTGTTGTGGCCGGAGGATGGCATCGTGAGGAAGGAAGATGCTAGGAAGGTGATGGATGGGAGTATCTTCCAGATCAAGGCGGATGAGTATGCTGCTAAGAAGCAAGACAAGGGTGTCACGGGCGCGCAGAGTGGTGGGATGGTGAAGAGCAAATGATGAGTCCGCCCTTGTGGGTTGTGACGGAAGAGGTGACAAGCATCGAAAGCTGCTTCGGCCATGGGTGGATCACGAAGTACCAGAGAAGCTGCAACATTCGCACAGCTTGGCGCAAAAGATTAAAGAGACCATCATGACAGCATTAGATCACAGAGCAGCTTTCAGATCAGCAAAGCCAAAGCAATAAAATCATAGAAATCTTTACGGACCGCATTAGACAATATCATTgaacttcctcctctgcctcgaTGCTCCaacctcttcatcatcactgCTATTCTCCTCAAACCACGTCGTCGTCTCATGTCTCTTCGCAGCATCGCCCGGCTCCGGAGTCCCTATCGCCGTGGTATCAGAACCTCTCGCGCTGGGCTTCCGGCTATCGGGGGTATCGGGCGCATCAGGCAATAGTCCTGGACCATGTGGAGGATTCGACCGCAAGGGCGAAGAGTTGAAGGAGGACTTCTGTCCTACTCGCGATGCCATGGTATCGTCTTGACCTTCAAAGTCGATCAAGCTCGGCTCGTAGCTCCGCGAAAGGCTGGCTTGAGAGCGTTGCGCATGGCTATCAGGTTGGTAGGGATGCGGCATTGGATTCAGCAGCGTCGGATCGATCTCGTGAGGCGCAGGGTTGTATCTGTCCGATTCGAGCTTCTGTGCGGGCGTCCTTCGCTTCATCGGTACGATTTTGAAGTGGTCTTCCGCCTCGGGTTGTCGGCGACCATGGCGGATGATGTACCACCAGCCTGTGGCCATGGAGGTGCGATACATCGCCAAGAAGATCAGCATTCCATTGATTGCTGCCAGGATGAAGTTCGAGATGAAAGCCTTCTCGTTGAGAAGATTCGGGATGCCTCTGCACTTGTTCGGATCCAGATCATTCAGGATCAGGCAAGTCGCCCACTCCACAAGCCGGCTGTCCTCGGTTCCAGCCATGATGCGCGCCGTCTTAGCATCTTGCGCTGCGAAGATGGATCCGTAAAGCACTGTATCGGCAGAGACAATGAAAGAGAGCAGAATGCTGCGCCATTGGGTCTTCAGCACCACCTTGGTCCTCCTCCATGTCGCCTTGCGGGCGGTGGGAGTGTCTGAGCCACGGCGGGCTACAGTGTTCTCGCCATTCTGAGCCTGACTGCTCACGGCCGGACCAAATCGGCCATGTGTGCCGCTGCGAGTGGTGCCTGGTGCCGGTCCGCCGATCACCTCGCGTAGGTAGATCCAGAGACAGTAGAATGTCGTGGCGAGCTGGAAGATTAGAGCCAGGATGCCGAAGGCCATGAGCCAGCCGAGATAGGTGAGGAATGGGTACTTCTGGCCGGGAAGGCAGGTGTCGCCGAGTCGGAAGGCGACTTCAGTTACGATCATGGAAACGATGAAGAAAATGCTAGGGAGTACCCAGCCGACGAAGCACATGGGCCACATGAGGATGCGCTCGTCCTTGAAGTTCCAGCAGAGGCGGAGATGGATCCAGAGCGACCTTGCGAGGACTACACGATCGTTAGTGACGAAACCTCAAGCTGACGAGCGCACACTGACCCCAAGTGGTCGCAGTGAGAGTCCCCGCAATGAAGAAGCCGCCGCTGAATCCGCACTGCGTGCTTGAGTGCATGTCCCTCGGTGTAATCTCATTGTAGCAAAAATCCGGTCTCGAGGCCAATGGTATCACGAACGCAATCTGTCATTTGAATGTCAGTCATGTCTTCGGCGTGTGCAAAACATCGATACATACGCAAAGAAGACTTAGCCCGACACACAGCCCAATATTGAGGTAATGCCTGTGACTTTGCTTGGCCGGCAAAGCGGCAAAAGTGATGAGTAGCAGCACGAGAGCAATCAAGCTCGGGACATTCAGCCAAAAGGCGACGTCGAGGTTGCGGTTGAACTCTGCGACCAATGGTCAGCTTGAACTACTTCTCAGCCTTTGAGAGAGTAGACACTGCTCACCATTCGTGTATGTCCACTTTTGTTTATTACATGGCAGGCAACAGGTCAGGGTCGAGGTGACGGCACTGCAAAGTCGCCCCGGTAGATCTGCCAGATTTCCGTCAGTGCTTCTTTCCTCCATATGTCGCTCACGCTGTACTCACATCCTCCTGTTGGCGGAAAGTCTGCCGCTGATAGAAATGGTACTGGACACGACATGTTGCCTCCGGGCGAGGAACGTGGTCCACGTTGTCTGTACTGTTCGTCGGGTGTTTCAGTTGCTGAGACGTTGGCCGTATGAAGATGTAACGTGCGGTCGCTACGCTGGAGTATTGACGTCTGGAATGCACCAAGATAGATCTTTGTATCATTTCTTTGTTGTCGCTGAATGGCACTGGAATGAAGACACGCCGCGAATCCCTCGGCACGATTCTTTGTGCTCTATCGTCTGCATCGTGTGGCGTGCTGTCTGTAGGCTTTGATTGCGAAAATACAGCAGCTCACGGCATCTTTGCATCCCGCGAGGCATGCAGCAGACTGGTAAATTCAGCGAGGCGTCACAGCGAAAGCGGTATTCGAAGGTCGTTCATTCGTACATACCACCGTAGTATTCGTGCCAGACGCTGAAGCACATAATCCCGCAGACCCATACCCATGGACATCGTTTTCCTTCGATGCGAAGCAGCTCGCCGGCCGATGCAATAAAACCTCAGCCAAACGCCTATTCGCCTAACGCCCTAATAACATCAAACAGGATACCCATTGAAGCCGATCTTCAGACACCCTCGGTGTCCACTGTGTGCTTCCGTACCCCAATGCCGCTTCCAGCCGACTTCTGCAGCTCGCGCTTCCTCGAATGCAGCTCGACAGTCCGTGGGTAGCTCATCAAGCAGCGAATCTGGTACTGAACTGAGGCCATTCGGACCGGAGGTGGGATCTTCCACGTGCCCATCCGGGCCAGGATAGCCAGCGGCAGAGATCGGCGGCGCTTTGTAGACTGTGTCGACGATTGTGAAATTCCGTGAGATGATCGGAGGAACGTTCGAGAAGATGGACGATTCTTGGGCCTCGTCAGCAGCTGCTGGATCATGAGTTCCATTGGTCTCGCGATGGCCATTCGTCAGACCATTGGTGATTTGTTTCGCTTCAGCTGATGTCGATTCGGGCTGGACCTGTTCCCATCTGGCGTGGGTCGGCTGCATGATCTTCGGAAATAACATCATGTTGGTGTTGGTATCGTACACACCATCGAGATTTGCGTGTCGCAAAGACGTCAGTGTGGTGTTGAAGCGACTGTTCTTCTGGTCAGTTGGCTGCAATTGCATCAATTCGTAGCACTTTGCACATACCTTGCTTCTCTAGCATGCATGAACTGCCAATTCTGCAATGTAATGTTGTTCTTCCGCTTGCCCAAAGACTGCTTTGTGTGCGGCATTGTGCCACCACCCGCCTGCACGCGGTACACCTCGCTTGCACCAAACCATGCGACGTAACGGTTGCGGTTGTAGTCGTCACGTTTGTCCGGCACATGATCATCGGGATCAGCGAGCTCTCCCTCGATCTCTCCATTTGCACGCGCTTCCTCGACCTTGTAGTCGTCGATCACTTTTCTTCCACCAACGATGATCTTCGCGCCAAATTCTCGGAACACGGAGCGGGCAGTAACCACACCAATGTTTCGACCTTTGTAGCTGTTCGGAAGAATCTCCCGTTCGATCAAGTCCTTCttttcctcgtcgccgactaCCACCTTGAACAGCTTCGGATGCTTCGTGAAGAACAGGTAGCTGTCTCGAAATCCGCAGCATCGAGCAGGCTCCGTGGAAAGCATATAAAGTCTTTCCTCTTTGCCCATGATTGTGAATGTGCGCACACGATATTCTCGACCGCCTTGCAGATGACCTTTGCTGTCCACCTTTTCGTTACCCTCAGGATCGTCGTCCACCTGCGCCTCGTCGTCCACCACATTCAGCACCATGCCATTCTTGTCGGTCACCGTCTGGCGTGCGTCctctcgtcttcctcctcttccacgacCTCGACCACCTCCCCGACCTCCCCGACCTGGCGGCCGGCCTCTCCTTCGGCGCGGTGTCCCCGACTCGCTGCCATCGTCTCCAGGTTCAGGAGTGTCTGCGTGTTGTACGCGCGTTCGCGGTCGCCCAGCTCGCCCTCTTCGTCGTGGGATGGTGGTAATTTGTGGTTgcgcatcatcgtcgtcttcatcatcgtcgtcgtcggccaTGGGTGTAGCagcttcgtcgtcctcccCGTCCGGATCCAACTCTTCCTGAGGCGTCGCATCGCGCACGTCCTCCACATCCATCTCCACATCGGCGTCCGCCATTTCTTCGTCAGATGCGTCGGCAACGGGTAATGATTTGGGAGTTCCTGTACATTGGGACATTAGTTTTGAGGGACGGCCAGTGAGTGTTCGGCGCGCATTACGGGTGTTTGTGAGGGCTAGCCGCGTGCTGCTTTTGCGGCCACCTCTATTTTTCTTAGTGAAAGGCATCGCTATTCGCGGCGGCAGCGGAGGTGCCGGGGTCGTGATCAATGGGAGTGCTTCTTGAGCTAGGATCTACAGCAGGAGCTcagaggaagacgagagCGACGCGACTGCCAAGCTTTTCACATGACTCGCGTAACAACTCAATGACCTCTTCACGAACCTTTGGCGACTTCAGTTCGCCTTTTGTGCACATCCGACGATATGAACAAGTCAAGAATTCTAGCTGAGCATGCCTGAATCGAAGTCGAGATGGCCGCTGGTGTGGATCGACTGCGAGATGACTGGCCTCAACGACACGAAGGACAGCATCATGTCCCTAGCATGCTTCATCACGGACTACGATCTCAACGTGCTTGACGAGACTGGCTACGAAGCCGTCATTCACCACTCACAGGAACAGCTGGATGCCATGGGAGAGTGGTGCACGAGCCACCATGGCTCTTCGGGATTGACAAAGGCGTGTCTGGACTCGTCAACAACAGCAGAGCAAGCTGCCGAAGAACTCCTTCAGTACATTCAGAAGTACGCTCCAGAGAGGAAGAAAGCGCTTCTGGCTGGCAACACTGTACATGCCGATAAGATGTTCCTCGCTAAGGAGCCCTGGAGGAAAGTTATTTCGCACCTGCATCACAGGATTCTGGATGTATCGGCGATCAAAGAAGCAGCAAAGCGATGGGCACCCGAGGAATTGATCAAGCAAAGTCCGTCGAAACAAGGACTACACGAGGCGAAAGCCGATATTCTGGAGAGTATTGAGGAGGCACGATTCTACAAGCGAGTGTTCTTTCAAAACCCTGCCGAGGTTGAGAGTGAGCAGTCGAAACTTCCAAAGTGGCCGTGATGAGGCGTGGAGGATGCGACTCTGGCACGAGGTCGATTTGCTGACACTCGAGCGGATATGTGCAGACGTCAGGTGAAGGCTTTCCTGATTTTGACTAATGACGCTATACATCGAGTTCCAGTCACAGGAACAAAATGAGATTATTGATGGGAAAGAGAAGAGTTTCTTTCATGTGTCGAACTATGGCGCCTCATGGCTTTTGGGACCTCCAATCGAGATCATCGCCGACATAACCACTCTATGATCTTGCCTTCCCGCTCCAGTTGGTCAAGAACAGTGTAATCATACCCATTTTGATCCACCGCCACCAAGATTGCGTCGAATGTCCGCAATCCCTCGACTCCCCACATGGCATCCTCGAGCTGCGGAATGAACGACATCGCATCTCTCTCCACCAAGGGATCCGCGAACTCAACGTACACATCGTGCTCGCTGAGCAAGTGTACCGCAAGAGCCTTCCCAGGCGAGTGTGAGAGATCTGATTGCCCCCGATCCGAACCCATGCCCACAACGAGGACTTTCGGTCTTTGACTGTGATCTTTTGCGCGGAGCGTCTTCATGATGCGGTCGCCGATCCGCGCGGCTTGCTCCTGCATTTGAATGGTGGAGGATTTCAAAGACGGGTAGTCCGCACCGAAGAGCAGGCAGTATGATTTCACGAAACCTTCAGTATCCACCGACATCAAGCAAAGAGAAAGCTATCCATCTGAACTGCTTTGTCTCCGGCTTCTGCCGCTTCTCATGCACGAGTTTCTTTGTGCCGCCACTGGTCTTGCTGGAAAGCCCTCGGCAAACCTCGGACATCTCCTTGGCCAAAGCAATGCACATCATGAGCTTAGGGTTCTCACGGCTCATCGCCGCCACCTCGCACTTGAGCAGCGTGATGAGGACCCAGAACGAGAGGGAGACAAGCTCCCGAAATTGAGAGAAAATAGCGCCATCAGCAATTCTGCATCGCTTCGTTGTTCCTTGCCGGCCGGTTCAGTCAAGCAGCATGACAGAGGTGAGGCATTTTGTCCTGGCCGATGCGCTCGCGGTGCTCATAACCAGCTCATAACCAGGCTCTTCACACTTCCTGTCAAATACCCCTGCCCATGTCGGATTTGCGACTTGTGGGTGGCGAGTAACGGCATTCCATTGCAGGCAAGCGTCTTCCTCTTATTTGCTGTGAGACTAGACGGACTGTCTCCCGGCGCTGGGCCTTCGTCATCCTCCAAGAAGGCTATGCCCACTCATTGGGCCGTTCAGATGATGCTGTGTTTGTTGCTCTCACTGGTATCGAGCATCCTATCCGTCCAGGCTCAGAGCAATTATTCCAAAACCCACTTACTCCCGGAAACTTCTGgaccacaacaacaaccagcCGGGAATGCGCTCTGGACTATTGGTGAGGTGTACAAGGTCCAGTGGCTGACGACATTTATATCCTACAAACTCGACATGTGGCAGCGAAGAATCCGGCCAAGCTGCGGGTATCGTCTGACGACCGTGCAAAGTAAGTCGCTGTCGGCAATCAGGAACGCTACAAGGCAATACTGACACCATCCTGAGCTTACGATGGCAAGACTGCGCAAAGCCGACATTCGACTGGAGCGCTCAGCTCTACGGCTCGAACCTGACATGTTCGCCAATTGACTTTTTCCGGATCTATCCGGGGATCGAGAGGTCGATGTCGTCCCATGACGTCAACTTGATGGAGACCACATCTACGTCTGAGGAAGCTACGAGCACGGGACATCCTGCAGAGACCTCTGTAGTCAATACTGCTACGGCGGTCTCTACATCAGAGGCCAACGCCGGGACGCCCAGCGCCATGTGGACACAGCCGCCAGACGATGCCAACGCCGAAGGCAGCGAACCTGAGGTGCATCTTATGATCGGACTTGGTGTCGGCGTTGGCGCTGGTGCGATTTTGACCGTGCTCGCCGTTGTGTTCTTCAGCTTAAGGGGCTCTCGCCGGCGGAAAGGGAACCCGGCCGCCACTCAGGACGATCATCTCCTGCTCTTCCTTGAACCGAAATCGGACGCTTTCAGGACCGCAAATGTACCAGTCCTCCGCTCTGCGAGATGCCTATATTACAGGAGAGCTCCGGCAGACCGCTGTCGCCCGTGGACATCGGTTCAGGTTCATAGATGATGGTTTCACTGTTACAGACAGTCAAGTGGCAAAGCTCTCATCTGCTCATCAAGGATCAAAAAGATTTCGGCCAGGCTCTGGCATAGTTTCTGAATTTGGCAAAGACTACTTGATGTTCTTCCGGGCAGCTGAGGATTGGCCAGCACAAGTGCCAGTCGACCCCTCTCACCAAGACTACAAGGCACTCGCTTTCCGCTCCTCGCTCAGACGGACCTGCTCAGCGTGGACCTTGGCACAGCTGG
This is a stretch of genomic DNA from Zymoseptoria tritici IPO323 chromosome 3, whole genome shotgun sequence. It encodes these proteins:
- the GPCR gene encoding G-protein coupled receptorG-protein-coupled receptor (G-protein coupled receptor activity), which encodes MSCPVPFLSAADFPPTGGYLPGRLCSAVTSTLTCCLPCNKQKWTYTNEFNRNLDVAFWLNVPSLIALVLLLITFAALPAKQSHRHYLNIGLCVGLSLLCIAFVIPLASRPDFCYNEITPRDMHSSTQCGFSGGFFIAGTLTATTWVLARSLWIHLRLCWNFKDERILMWPMCFVGWVLPSIFFIVSMIVTEVAFRLGDTCLPGQKYPFLTYLGWLMAFGILALIFQLATTFYCLWIYLREVIGGPAPGTTRSGTHGRFGPAVSNTPTARKATWRRTKVVLKTQWRSILLSFIVSADTVLYGSIFAAQDAKTARIMAGTEDSRLVEWATCLILNDLDPNKCRGIPNLLNEKAFISNFILAAINGMLIFLAMYRTSMATGWWYII